One Leisingera sp. M658 genomic window carries:
- a CDS encoding ABC transporter ATP-binding protein, whose translation MLDNSLSFVTDDGRTIGGVVMEMKNITLRFGGVVAIKDISFDIREGEIRAIIGPNGAGKSSMLNVISGFYVPQEGEVLFHGKKRPQMRPYEVARQGIARTFQNIALFEGMSVLDNVMTGRLNYMKTGLFSQALWKGKAEKEETENREVVERIIDFLEIQHIRKTPVSRLPYGLKKRVELARALAAEPKLLLLDEPMAGMNVEEKEDMSRFILDVNDEFGTTIALIEHDMGVVMDLSDRVVVMDYGKKIGDGTPDEVRNNQDVIDAYLGVSHD comes from the coding sequence ATGCTTGACAATTCCTTAAGCTTTGTGACTGACGACGGCCGCACCATCGGCGGTGTGGTGATGGAGATGAAGAACATCACCCTGCGGTTCGGCGGTGTGGTGGCGATCAAGGATATCTCCTTTGACATCCGCGAGGGCGAGATCCGCGCGATCATCGGCCCCAACGGGGCTGGCAAATCCTCGATGCTGAACGTGATCTCAGGCTTCTATGTGCCGCAGGAAGGCGAAGTGCTGTTTCACGGCAAGAAGCGCCCGCAGATGCGCCCCTATGAGGTGGCCCGCCAAGGCATCGCCCGCACATTCCAGAACATCGCGCTGTTCGAAGGCATGAGCGTGTTGGACAACGTCATGACCGGCCGTCTCAACTATATGAAAACAGGCTTGTTTTCGCAGGCTCTGTGGAAGGGCAAGGCGGAAAAGGAAGAGACAGAGAACCGCGAGGTTGTGGAGCGGATCATCGACTTTCTGGAGATCCAGCACATCCGCAAGACCCCGGTGTCCCGGCTGCCTTATGGCCTGAAGAAACGGGTTGAATTGGCACGTGCCCTGGCTGCCGAACCAAAGCTATTGCTGCTGGACGAACCGATGGCCGGCATGAACGTCGAGGAGAAGGAGGACATGTCCCGCTTTATCCTGGATGTGAACGATGAATTCGGCACCACCATCGCCCTGATCGAGCACGACATGGGCGTGGTGATGGATCTGTCGGACCGCGTCGTGGTGATGGATTACGGCAAGAAAATCGGTGACGGCACCCCGGATGAGGTGCGCAACAACCAGGATGTGATCGACGCATATCTGGGGGTCAGCCATGACTGA
- a CDS encoding branched-chain amino acid ABC transporter permease — protein sequence MPEQLVFAMEVTLNGLMAGVLYALVALGFVLIYKASGIFNYAQGVMALFAAMTLVGIMQGQVPFAHIINAVFGGHITHFGWNVPGVLAIALTVGVMVLLAWLVQVLVMKHLVGQEPIILFMATIGLAYFLEGVADLMWGSEIKTLDVGLPQGINLWIDETTFNIFGYGFFIDNLDIVATVIAALLVAGLVCFAQYTKQGRAMRAVADDHQAALSVGISLNFIWVLVWSVAGFVALVAGIVWGTKSGVQFSLSLIALKALPVLMLGGFTSIPGAIVGGLIIGVGEKLFEFAIGPMVGGATENWFAYVLALLFLVFRPQGLFGEKIIERV from the coding sequence ATGCCCGAACAACTCGTCTTTGCGATGGAAGTGACGCTGAACGGCCTGATGGCAGGCGTTCTGTATGCGCTGGTCGCGCTGGGCTTTGTGCTGATTTATAAGGCTTCCGGCATTTTCAACTATGCCCAAGGCGTGATGGCGCTGTTTGCCGCAATGACGCTGGTGGGGATCATGCAGGGGCAGGTTCCCTTTGCGCATATCATAAATGCGGTCTTTGGCGGCCATATCACCCATTTCGGCTGGAACGTTCCAGGCGTGCTGGCAATTGCCCTGACTGTCGGGGTGATGGTGCTGCTGGCCTGGCTGGTGCAGGTGCTGGTGATGAAACATCTGGTAGGGCAGGAGCCGATCATCCTGTTCATGGCCACTATTGGTCTTGCCTATTTCCTGGAAGGCGTTGCCGACCTGATGTGGGGGTCCGAGATCAAGACGCTGGATGTGGGCCTGCCGCAGGGCATCAACCTGTGGATCGACGAGACCACCTTTAACATCTTCGGCTACGGCTTCTTTATCGACAATCTGGATATTGTGGCGACGGTGATTGCGGCGCTGCTGGTGGCCGGGCTGGTCTGCTTTGCCCAATACACCAAGCAGGGCCGGGCGATGCGCGCGGTGGCGGATGACCATCAGGCGGCGCTGTCGGTCGGCATCTCGCTGAACTTCATCTGGGTGCTGGTCTGGTCTGTCGCAGGGTTTGTGGCGCTGGTCGCGGGCATCGTCTGGGGCACCAAGTCCGGTGTGCAGTTCTCGCTGTCGCTGATCGCGCTGAAGGCGCTGCCGGTGCTGATGCTGGGCGGCTTCACCTCGATCCCCGGCGCCATTGTCGGCGGGCTGATCATCGGTGTGGGCGAGAAACTGTTCGAGTTTGCCATCGGTCCGATGGTTGGCGGCGCCACCGAGAACTGGTTTGCTTATGTGCTGGCACTGCTGTTCCTGGTGTTCCGTCCGCAGGGTCTGTTCGGGGAGAAGATCATTGAACGGGTCTGA
- a CDS encoding SHOCT domain-containing protein gives MTAIFEEIRRLEAARKKGDISAAEFAEAKGRLLATVEDATVLPPFEFEPPRREARRETCGTAPGPWGLMLMGLAGAGLLTLLAGQLIGDLTIAFTLVATVFAAIVIAAFRKLES, from the coding sequence ATGACCGCGATTTTTGAGGAAATCCGGCGGCTGGAGGCCGCGCGGAAGAAGGGTGACATTTCAGCAGCCGAATTTGCAGAGGCCAAGGGCCGCCTGCTGGCAACGGTGGAAGACGCAACAGTGCTGCCGCCGTTCGAATTCGAGCCGCCGCGCCGGGAGGCACGCAGGGAAACCTGCGGGACCGCACCCGGCCCTTGGGGGCTGATGCTGATGGGGCTTGCCGGGGCCGGGCTGCTAACGCTCCTAGCCGGGCAGCTGATCGGCGATCTGACCATAGCCTTCACGCTGGTCGCCACGGTATTCGCCGCCATTGTCATCGCCGCATTCCGCAAGCTGGAAAGCTGA
- a CDS encoding branched-chain amino acid ABC transporter permease codes for MFYREAGDFKTSYADDSQTFPIKFDRVRYYVVLAVAFGIIPFLVNDYWANAILLPFLIYSIAAIGLNILVGYCGQVSLGTGGFMAVGAYACYKLMTAFPEVSMFIHVILAGGITAVVCMAFGLPSLRIKGFYLAVATLAAQFFLVWLFNRVPWFYNYSASGQINAPERDTFGILITGPNAPAWATYLFCLIFLTFCALVARNLTRGTVGRSWMAIRDMDIAAEIIGVNPLKAKLTAFAVSGFFIGISGALFFAVYLGAVEVGEAFGINKSFLVLFMVILGGLGSIFGSFAGAAFLVLLPVVLKVVGVDLLGWPTDIVAHFQLVIVGALIVVFLIAEPHGMAQLWRVAKEKLRLWPFPH; via the coding sequence ATGTTCTACCGTGAAGCCGGAGACTTCAAAACCTCCTATGCCGATGACAGCCAGACCTTCCCGATCAAGTTCGACCGCGTCCGCTATTATGTGGTACTGGCGGTGGCCTTTGGCATCATCCCCTTCCTGGTTAACGATTACTGGGCCAATGCGATCCTGCTGCCGTTCCTGATCTATTCAATTGCGGCGATCGGGCTGAACATTCTTGTCGGATACTGCGGGCAGGTGTCCCTGGGCACCGGCGGGTTCATGGCGGTGGGGGCCTATGCCTGCTACAAACTGATGACGGCCTTTCCCGAGGTCAGCATGTTCATCCATGTGATCCTGGCGGGCGGCATCACCGCGGTGGTCTGCATGGCCTTCGGCCTGCCCTCGCTGCGCATCAAGGGCTTCTATCTGGCGGTGGCGACGCTGGCGGCGCAGTTCTTCCTGGTGTGGCTGTTCAACCGGGTGCCGTGGTTCTACAACTATTCGGCTTCGGGCCAGATCAACGCACCGGAGCGCGATACCTTTGGCATCCTGATCACCGGCCCCAATGCGCCGGCCTGGGCCACCTATCTGTTCTGCCTGATTTTCCTGACGTTCTGCGCGCTGGTGGCCCGCAACCTGACCCGCGGTACCGTGGGCCGCAGCTGGATGGCGATCCGCGACATGGATATCGCGGCTGAAATCATCGGGGTGAACCCGCTCAAGGCCAAACTCACAGCATTTGCCGTGTCCGGCTTTTTCATCGGGATTTCCGGCGCGCTGTTCTTTGCGGTCTACCTGGGTGCGGTCGAGGTCGGCGAGGCCTTTGGCATCAACAAGTCGTTCCTGGTGCTGTTCATGGTGATCCTGGGCGGGCTGGGGTCGATCTTCGGCTCCTTTGCCGGCGCGGCCTTTCTGGTGCTCTTGCCGGTGGTGCTGAAAGTGGTGGGCGTCGATCTTCTGGGCTGGCCGACTGACATCGTGGCGCATTTCCAGCTGGTGATCGTGGGGGCGCTGATTGTGGTGTTCCTGATCGCCGAGCCGCACGGCATGGCGCAGCTGTGGCGCGTCGCCAAGGAAAAACTGAGACTGTGGCCCTTCCCGCACTGA
- a CDS encoding ABC transporter substrate-binding protein: MKKTLTTLALGAAMAAGPAMADLVFPDLSYRTGPYAAGGIPFSDGYNDYFTLLNERDGGIGGVPAKVIECETGYNTEKGVECYESTKGQGALIYQPLSTGITYQLIPKVTADNIPLHTMGYGRTSAANGEVFSHVFNYPANYWNGASGVVNYLLEANGGDINGKKIALIYHNSAYGKEPIRTLEELSKKHGFELIALPVDHPGQEQKSQWLQIRRERPDNVVMWGWGVMNQVAIQEAANIRFPMENFIGVWWSGAEHDVMPAGDKADGYKAVTFHNVGRDFPVFDDIQKYVVDAGKAAGAGDQVGNVLYNRGMYAAMLAAEAAKTAQEIHGTGDIDAAMMRDGMEALVIDEAKMAALGMPNFGPSFNVSCDNHGGPGLVGVTQWDAESKTWSLISDFKPSDTEVIGKLIEEDSGAYAAENNIESRCK, from the coding sequence ATGAAAAAGACACTGACCACACTGGCGCTGGGCGCCGCGATGGCAGCCGGGCCGGCAATGGCGGACCTGGTATTCCCGGACCTCAGCTACCGCACCGGGCCTTATGCGGCCGGCGGCATTCCGTTCTCGGACGGCTATAACGACTATTTCACCCTGCTGAACGAGCGCGATGGCGGCATCGGCGGTGTTCCGGCCAAGGTGATCGAATGCGAGACCGGCTATAACACCGAGAAAGGTGTGGAATGCTACGAGTCGACCAAGGGTCAGGGCGCGCTGATCTATCAGCCGTTGTCCACCGGCATCACCTATCAGCTGATCCCCAAGGTGACCGCAGATAACATCCCGCTGCACACCATGGGCTATGGCCGCACCTCGGCGGCGAACGGCGAAGTGTTCAGCCATGTGTTCAACTATCCGGCCAACTACTGGAACGGTGCCTCGGGCGTTGTGAACTACCTGCTCGAAGCCAACGGCGGCGACATCAACGGCAAGAAGATCGCGCTGATCTATCATAACTCTGCCTATGGCAAGGAGCCGATCCGCACCCTGGAGGAGCTGTCCAAGAAACACGGTTTCGAGCTGATCGCCCTGCCGGTGGACCATCCGGGCCAGGAGCAGAAGTCGCAGTGGCTGCAGATCCGCCGCGAGCGTCCCGACAATGTCGTGATGTGGGGCTGGGGCGTGATGAACCAGGTGGCAATTCAGGAAGCTGCCAACATCCGTTTCCCGATGGAGAACTTCATCGGTGTGTGGTGGTCTGGTGCCGAACATGACGTGATGCCGGCAGGTGACAAGGCGGACGGCTACAAGGCGGTGACCTTCCACAACGTCGGCCGTGACTTCCCGGTGTTTGACGATATCCAGAAGTATGTCGTGGACGCGGGCAAGGCCGCAGGTGCCGGCGATCAGGTGGGCAATGTGCTGTATAACCGCGGCATGTACGCGGCGATGCTGGCAGCCGAGGCCGCTAAAACCGCGCAGGAGATCCACGGCACCGGGGATATCGACGCTGCGATGATGCGGGACGGCATGGAAGCGCTGGTTATCGACGAAGCCAAAATGGCTGCACTGGGGATGCCGAACTTTGGCCCGAGCTTCAATGTTTCCTGCGACAACCACGGCGGCCCTGGCCTGGTGGGTGTGACCCAGTGGGATGCAGAGAGCAAAACCTGGTCGCTGATTTCGGACTTCAAACCGTCCGATACCGAAGTGATCGGTAAGCTGATCGAAGAAGATTCGGGCGCCTATGCTGCTGAAAACAACATTGAGTCCCGCTGCAAGTAA
- a CDS encoding ABC transporter ATP-binding protein, which produces MLDAANTAADTSDVQAETLLEVNNIEVIYNHVILVLKGVSLNVPKGGITALLGGNGAGKTTTLKAISNLLHSERGEVTKGSIKYRGAHVHEQDPAELVKKGVIQVMEGRHCFEHLTVEENLLTGAYTRSDSSAKIQDDLEMVYHYFPRLKERRKSQAGYTSGGEQQMVAMGRALMSRPETILLDEPSMGLAPQLVEQIFEIVKSINEKEGVTFLLAEQNTNVALRYAHYGYILESGRVVMDGPAAELRENPDVKEFYLGMSDEGRKSFRDVRSYRRRKRWLS; this is translated from the coding sequence ATGCTGGATGCAGCGAATACCGCCGCCGACACCTCTGATGTGCAGGCCGAGACCCTGCTGGAGGTCAACAATATCGAGGTGATCTACAATCACGTGATCCTCGTTCTGAAGGGCGTCAGCCTGAATGTCCCCAAGGGCGGCATAACCGCGCTGCTGGGCGGCAACGGGGCTGGCAAGACCACCACGCTGAAGGCGATCTCGAACCTGCTGCATTCGGAACGCGGCGAGGTCACCAAAGGCTCGATCAAGTACCGCGGCGCGCATGTCCATGAGCAGGACCCGGCCGAGCTGGTGAAGAAGGGCGTCATTCAGGTGATGGAAGGCCGCCATTGTTTTGAGCATTTGACGGTGGAGGAAAACCTGCTGACCGGTGCGTATACCCGTTCGGACAGCAGTGCCAAGATTCAGGACGATCTGGAGATGGTCTATCACTATTTCCCGCGTCTGAAGGAGCGCCGCAAAAGCCAGGCCGGCTATACCTCGGGCGGCGAGCAGCAGATGGTGGCGATGGGCCGTGCGCTGATGTCCCGGCCAGAGACGATCCTGCTGGACGAGCCCTCGATGGGGCTGGCGCCGCAGCTGGTGGAGCAGATTTTCGAGATCGTGAAGTCGATCAACGAGAAGGAAGGGGTGACCTTCCTTTTGGCCGAGCAGAACACCAACGTGGCCCTGCGCTATGCACATTACGGTTATATCCTGGAGTCGGGCCGTGTGGTGATGGACGGGCCTGCGGCTGAGCTGCGGGAGAACCCGGATGTAAAGGAATTCTACCTCGGGATGTCCGATGAAGGGCGCAAGAGCTTTCGCGACGTGCGGTCTTACCGGCGCCGCAAGAGGTGGCTGAGCTGA
- a CDS encoding phenylacetate--CoA ligase family protein, producing the protein MTYFDTLETRSADERAADLAKALPEQIARAQSASGYAELLDGVDPAAVVSAEALAALPVLRKSELSRAQAGNPPFGGFTVKPATGFAHVFQSPGPIYEPGGVDGDWWRMGRFLNAAGIGRGDVVQNCFGYHLTPAGMIFENGARAVGAAVLPAGTGQTELQVTAARDVGATSYAGTPDYLKVILDKAGAMGVELAFTKAAVGGGALFPSLRQEYADRGISCLQCYATADLGNIAYESPAMEGMIVDEHVIVEIVTPGTGNPVAPGEVGEVVVTTLNPDYPLIRFATGDLSAVMPGVSPCGRTNLRIKGWMGRADQTTKIKGMFVRPEQVAALVDKHDEIVKARVVASRDGEMDAMTVQIEAQGGDEAAYARSVIEVLKLKGKVEVVAPDALPKDGLVIEDQRTYD; encoded by the coding sequence ATGACCTATTTTGACACGCTTGAGACCCGCAGCGCCGATGAACGCGCCGCAGATCTTGCCAAGGCCTTGCCGGAGCAGATCGCCCGTGCACAGTCTGCCTCCGGATATGCGGAATTGCTGGACGGTGTGGATCCGGCGGCGGTGGTCTCGGCGGAGGCCTTGGCGGCGCTGCCGGTGCTGCGTAAGTCGGAGCTGAGCCGGGCGCAGGCCGGGAACCCGCCCTTTGGCGGTTTCACCGTGAAGCCTGCGACCGGCTTTGCCCATGTTTTCCAAAGCCCCGGCCCGATCTATGAGCCGGGCGGGGTGGATGGCGACTGGTGGCGGATGGGGCGGTTTCTGAACGCTGCCGGGATCGGCCGGGGCGATGTGGTGCAGAACTGTTTCGGCTACCATCTGACACCTGCGGGCATGATCTTTGAAAACGGTGCGCGGGCGGTGGGCGCGGCGGTGTTGCCTGCCGGCACCGGCCAGACAGAGCTGCAGGTGACGGCTGCGCGTGATGTCGGTGCCACCTCTTATGCCGGCACGCCGGATTACCTGAAGGTGATCCTGGACAAGGCCGGCGCCATGGGTGTGGAGCTGGCCTTTACCAAGGCGGCGGTGGGCGGCGGCGCGCTGTTTCCTTCCCTGCGTCAGGAGTATGCCGATCGCGGGATTTCCTGCCTGCAGTGCTACGCCACCGCTGATCTGGGCAATATCGCCTATGAAAGCCCGGCTATGGAAGGGATGATCGTCGACGAGCATGTGATCGTCGAGATTGTCACCCCCGGCACCGGCAATCCGGTGGCACCAGGTGAGGTGGGTGAGGTTGTGGTGACAACGCTGAACCCGGATTATCCGCTGATCCGTTTTGCCACCGGCGATCTGTCGGCAGTGATGCCGGGCGTTTCGCCCTGCGGCCGCACCAATTTGCGGATCAAGGGCTGGATGGGCCGGGCGGATCAGACCACCAAGATCAAAGGCATGTTTGTGCGGCCCGAGCAGGTGGCGGCGCTGGTCGACAAACATGACGAGATCGTCAAGGCGCGTGTGGTTGCCAGCCGCGATGGCGAGATGGATGCAATGACCGTGCAGATTGAGGCGCAGGGCGGCGACGAGGCAGCCTATGCCCGCTCGGTGATCGAGGTGCTGAAGCTCAAGGGCAAGGTCGAGGTTGTGGCACCGGACGCATTGCCCAAGGATGGGCTGGTGATCGAGGATCAGCGGACTTACGACTGA
- a CDS encoding iron ABC transporter permease, which yields MTAANDPIKYALNGRRSGGRSRGGVFAVLAWAVALSCVLPMLAVALAAAFGGTETISHLAATVLPGYSLTTLALVALVALGTFAIGTGAAWLVTMTRFPGARFLEIALVLPLAFPAYVLAYAYTHILDHPGFVQATLRDVTGWGPRDYWFPEIRSTGGAAAMLVLVLYPYVYLLARAAFLQQSAGAFLAARALGKNAWQAFWMVSLPMARPAIASGVLLAVMETIADFGTVSYFGVQTFATGIYTSWFSLGDRGGAAQLALCLLGFALTLAVAERATRGRAKYHHAGKHHNQMPPAELKGLQAAVAAFFCAVPVVLGFLLPVAVLFLMSFESEQNLFSRRYIDFTANSITLAAIAAVLTVAAAVCLGFYQRLRPGQVSSTAAYFARLGYAVPGGVIAVGLIVPFAAFDNALDAWMRESFGIRTGLLVTGSIWLLVAAYGVRFMAAALGAYEGGQATMHSNMDAAARSLGQGPLGMLRRVHLPILTPSLLTALLIVFVDVMKELPATLIMRPFNFDTLAVQAHRLAADERLEGAAVPSLVIMAVGLLPVILICRQVGRRR from the coding sequence ATGACTGCCGCGAATGACCCTATAAAGTATGCCCTCAACGGGCGCCGCAGCGGTGGAAGGAGCCGCGGTGGTGTTTTTGCCGTTCTGGCCTGGGCAGTGGCCCTGTCTTGCGTGCTGCCGATGCTGGCGGTGGCGCTGGCAGCGGCATTCGGCGGGACGGAGACGATCAGCCATCTGGCGGCCACGGTGCTGCCAGGATATTCGCTGACGACACTGGCACTGGTCGCGCTGGTCGCGCTTGGCACATTTGCAATCGGCACCGGTGCTGCCTGGCTGGTGACCATGACGCGCTTTCCCGGCGCACGGTTTCTGGAAATCGCTCTGGTCCTGCCGCTGGCGTTTCCGGCCTATGTTCTGGCCTATGCCTATACCCATATTCTGGACCACCCCGGTTTCGTGCAGGCCACGCTGCGGGATGTGACCGGCTGGGGGCCGCGGGACTACTGGTTCCCTGAGATCCGCTCTACAGGCGGGGCAGCGGCGATGCTGGTTCTGGTGCTTTACCCTTATGTTTACCTGCTGGCGCGGGCGGCGTTTCTGCAGCAGAGCGCGGGCGCTTTTCTGGCGGCACGGGCGTTGGGCAAGAACGCCTGGCAGGCATTCTGGATGGTCAGCCTGCCGATGGCGCGGCCGGCAATCGCCTCGGGCGTGCTGCTGGCGGTGATGGAGACCATCGCGGATTTCGGCACGGTCTCCTATTTTGGCGTGCAGACATTTGCCACCGGGATTTACACCAGCTGGTTTTCGCTGGGCGACCGGGGCGGCGCGGCGCAGCTGGCTCTGTGCCTGTTGGGCTTTGCTCTGACGCTCGCCGTAGCGGAGCGGGCGACACGGGGGCGGGCGAAGTATCATCACGCGGGCAAGCATCATAACCAGATGCCGCCGGCCGAGCTGAAGGGGCTCCAGGCAGCGGTCGCGGCCTTCTTCTGCGCGGTGCCGGTGGTGCTGGGATTTTTGCTGCCTGTGGCGGTGCTGTTCCTGATGAGTTTTGAGTCTGAGCAGAACCTGTTCAGCCGGCGCTATATCGATTTTACTGCCAACTCGATCACTTTGGCGGCAATTGCTGCAGTTCTGACCGTGGCAGCCGCAGTGTGCCTTGGCTTTTACCAGCGGCTGCGGCCAGGGCAGGTGTCCTCAACCGCGGCCTATTTTGCGCGGCTGGGCTATGCGGTGCCAGGCGGGGTGATCGCGGTGGGGCTGATCGTGCCATTTGCCGCCTTTGACAACGCGCTGGATGCTTGGATGCGGGAGAGTTTCGGCATCCGCACCGGGCTGCTGGTGACAGGATCGATCTGGCTGCTGGTCGCGGCTTACGGCGTGCGGTTCATGGCCGCCGCGCTTGGCGCTTATGAGGGCGGTCAGGCCACTATGCATTCCAACATGGATGCGGCGGCGCGCTCCTTGGGGCAGGGGCCGCTTGGGATGCTGCGCCGGGTGCATCTGCCGATCCTGACGCCCAGCCTGCTGACTGCGCTGCTGATTGTGTTTGTCGATGTGATGAAAGAGCTGCCCGCGACGCTGATAATGCGGCCGTTCAATTTCGACACGCTGGCGGTGCAGGCGCACCGGCTGGCGGCGGATGAGCGGCTGGAGGGCGCCGCAGTGCCTTCGCTGGTGATCATGGCGGTGGGGCTGCTGCCGGTGATACTGATCTGCCGTCAGGTGGGCCGGCGGCGCTAG
- a CDS encoding GTP-binding protein — protein MNRLPVTIISGYLGAGKTTLINRLLAEDHGLKLTVIVNDFGAINIDDALIQDTSGGTIALTNGCACCTMGDDLSLALREILNRPGRPDHLVIEASGISDPVAIANSVLNERGLSYGGIVTLVDAENAGTLLNDPLVAPQAEQQIRAADLVIVSKCDGMNQTVSALLAKAGARTPTVLNGSPVAELLFDVVPLPKGAAVAAHPAYTTWQHRSNDVLDRRALGNKLAARPAGLYRMKGFVLTSGGAYELHVVGRHVEAKRCEAEETVLVGLGPANRISRDEIEAWWAA, from the coding sequence ATGAACCGGTTGCCGGTAACGATAATCAGCGGCTATCTGGGCGCTGGCAAGACCACGTTAATCAACCGCCTTTTAGCCGAAGATCACGGATTGAAACTGACCGTGATCGTGAATGATTTTGGTGCAATCAACATTGATGACGCCCTGATCCAGGACACTTCTGGCGGCACGATTGCTCTCACCAATGGCTGTGCCTGCTGCACCATGGGCGATGACTTGTCTCTCGCGTTGCGCGAAATCCTGAACCGGCCAGGCCGTCCGGATCATCTGGTCATCGAGGCCAGCGGCATTTCCGACCCGGTCGCCATCGCCAATTCGGTTCTGAATGAACGAGGGCTGAGTTATGGCGGCATCGTCACTCTGGTGGATGCAGAAAATGCCGGAACCCTGCTGAACGACCCGCTGGTTGCACCGCAGGCGGAGCAGCAAATCCGCGCCGCTGATCTGGTGATCGTCTCCAAATGCGATGGCATGAACCAGACGGTCTCCGCCTTGCTGGCGAAGGCCGGCGCCCGCACTCCTACCGTGCTGAATGGGTCGCCCGTGGCCGAACTGCTGTTCGACGTGGTGCCGCTGCCCAAGGGCGCCGCTGTTGCCGCACATCCCGCCTATACCACCTGGCAGCACCGCAGCAACGATGTTCTGGACCGCCGTGCCCTGGGAAACAAGCTGGCGGCCCGGCCTGCGGGGCTTTACCGGATGAAAGGCTTTGTGCTGACCTCCGGCGGCGCATATGAGCTGCATGTCGTAGGCCGCCATGTTGAAGCCAAACGCTGTGAGGCTGAGGAAACCGTGCTGGTGGGCTTGGGTCCGGCAAACCGGATTTCCCGCGATGAGATTGAAGCCTGGTGGGCAGCCTAA
- a CDS encoding Fe(3+) ABC transporter substrate-binding protein produces MLKATTVLAGALTAAIATSAAAEGELNIYSSRHYDTDEQLYSEFEAATGITINRIEGNADELIARMNAEGENSPADILITVDTSRLTRAKDAGVLQSIDSDVLEARVPAYLQDEDNQWFGFSQRSRIIFYDKDEVANPPLTYLDLADPAYKGQVCIRSSKNTYNQTLLASIVTHHGTEKAREWAEGVVANMARDPQGGDTDQMRGIISGECDIAVANTYYFARSIRKNVKGISDGRDQIGWLFPSQNTEGAHMNLSGGGVAAHAPNKENAIQFLEYLAGDSAQAYFSAGNDEYPAVPGVGLAPSIAALGHFKPDDVSLSDVAKNLPEAQKIFNNAGWK; encoded by the coding sequence ATGCTGAAAGCCACCACCGTACTGGCCGGCGCCCTGACCGCTGCCATTGCCACCTCAGCTGCCGCCGAAGGCGAGCTGAACATCTATTCGTCGCGCCACTATGACACCGACGAACAGCTCTATTCGGAATTCGAAGCGGCCACCGGCATCACCATCAACCGCATCGAAGGCAACGCGGACGAGCTGATCGCCCGGATGAACGCCGAAGGTGAGAATTCCCCTGCCGACATCCTGATCACCGTCGACACCTCGCGTCTGACCCGCGCCAAGGACGCCGGTGTGCTGCAAAGCATCGACAGCGATGTACTGGAAGCCCGCGTGCCCGCCTATCTGCAGGATGAGGACAATCAGTGGTTCGGCTTCAGCCAACGCTCACGGATCATCTTCTATGACAAGGATGAAGTGGCCAACCCGCCGCTCACCTATCTGGATCTGGCAGACCCCGCATACAAAGGCCAGGTCTGCATCCGCTCTTCCAAGAACACTTACAACCAGACCCTTTTGGCCTCGATCGTGACTCACCACGGCACCGAAAAAGCCCGGGAATGGGCTGAGGGCGTCGTCGCCAACATGGCCCGCGACCCGCAGGGCGGCGACACTGACCAGATGCGCGGCATCATCTCAGGCGAATGCGATATCGCGGTGGCCAACACCTACTACTTCGCACGTTCGATCCGCAAAAACGTCAAGGGCATCTCGGACGGCCGCGATCAGATCGGCTGGCTGTTTCCCTCGCAGAACACAGAAGGCGCGCATATGAACCTCTCGGGCGGCGGTGTGGCAGCCCATGCGCCGAACAAGGAAAACGCCATCCAGTTCCTGGAATATCTCGCCGGTGATTCCGCCCAAGCGTATTTCTCGGCCGGGAATGACGAATACCCGGCGGTGCCCGGTGTCGGTCTGGCCCCCTCGATCGCAGCGCTTGGCCACTTCAAGCCGGATGACGTGAGCCTTTCGGACGTTGCAAAGAATCTTCCCGAAGCACAGAAGATCTTCAACAACGCTGGCTGGAAGTAA
- the ykgO gene encoding type B 50S ribosomal protein L36 — MKVKNSLRSLKNRHRDCRVVRRKGRVYVINKTQRKFKARQG, encoded by the coding sequence ATGAAGGTCAAGAACTCGCTCCGTTCGCTGAAGAACCGGCACCGCGATTGCCGGGTTGTGCGCCGCAAGGGCCGCGTTTACGTGATCAACAAGACCCAGCGCAAGTTCAAAGCGCGCCAGGGCTAA